A stretch of Myxococcus hansupus DNA encodes these proteins:
- a CDS encoding ABC-F family ATP-binding cassette domain-containing protein, translated as MTLLRAANVQLSFGSRTVFQGLTFTIAEGERVGLVGVNGSGKSSLMKILAGAARADVGELQLRRGARVTYLPQEPEFPEGATVASELSVSQGPLKETLAAHAELAKRMESAPAEEQEKLMAQFSALSDRIEQMGGWDTEHHAKTLLDRLGVKDWDRPVAQLSGGLRKRVAIARALLTRPDLLLLDEPTNHLDADTVDWLEEELDKLPGALLLVTHDRYFLDGLVDRIVEIQPGEGVTSYPGNYQAYVEQKLVAQENAALAQHKRERWIAQEVAWLRKGPEARRTKSKSRIERAQKLMAEKGFERPKVADLRVAAAPRLGHTVIEAEGVKKSFGDRKVLDGVDFRLQRGERVGLVGPNGVGKTTFLRVLLGEVAPDGGKLVIGKNTKVAYYDQSRAQLDVEATVYESASQGEDWVELGDQKIALRDYLDDLLFPVPMQRMKVKALSGGERNRLLLARLFLEGANVLVLDEPTNDLDIVTLNILERLLLDFGGSTLLVTHDRYFLDKVATSILTFEGEGRVTRYEGNYAMYRRLKEQSDEKAASAAAPKPAPKPEEAPAAAPAKAARKPGKLSYKDQRELDGMEATIEVAESRKAGLEAQLADPAVYSNGPKVAEVQKELDATAAEVDRLYARWQELQDLSSGA; from the coding sequence AGAGCTGCAACTGCGCCGCGGCGCCCGCGTCACCTACCTGCCCCAGGAGCCGGAGTTCCCCGAGGGCGCCACGGTGGCCTCCGAGCTGTCCGTGTCCCAGGGGCCGCTGAAGGAGACGCTGGCCGCGCACGCGGAGCTGGCGAAGCGGATGGAGTCCGCCCCGGCCGAGGAGCAGGAGAAGCTGATGGCGCAGTTCTCCGCCCTCAGCGACCGCATCGAGCAGATGGGCGGCTGGGACACCGAGCACCACGCGAAGACGCTGCTGGACCGGCTGGGCGTGAAGGACTGGGACCGGCCCGTGGCGCAGCTCTCCGGCGGCCTGCGCAAGCGCGTGGCCATTGCCCGCGCGCTGCTGACGCGGCCCGACCTGCTGCTGCTGGACGAGCCCACCAACCACCTGGACGCGGACACGGTGGACTGGCTGGAGGAGGAGCTGGACAAGCTGCCTGGGGCGCTGCTGCTCGTCACGCACGACCGGTACTTCCTGGACGGGCTGGTGGACCGCATCGTCGAAATCCAGCCGGGCGAAGGCGTGACGTCGTACCCCGGAAACTACCAGGCCTACGTGGAGCAGAAGCTGGTGGCGCAGGAGAACGCCGCGCTGGCCCAGCACAAGCGCGAGCGCTGGATTGCCCAGGAAGTGGCGTGGCTGCGCAAGGGCCCGGAGGCCCGGCGCACCAAGAGCAAGTCCCGCATCGAACGCGCGCAGAAGCTGATGGCGGAGAAGGGCTTCGAGCGCCCCAAGGTGGCCGACCTGCGCGTGGCGGCGGCGCCCCGGCTGGGTCACACCGTCATCGAGGCCGAGGGCGTGAAGAAGTCCTTCGGCGACCGCAAGGTGCTGGACGGCGTGGACTTCCGGCTCCAGCGCGGCGAGCGCGTGGGCCTGGTGGGGCCCAACGGCGTGGGCAAGACGACCTTCCTGCGCGTGCTGTTGGGCGAGGTGGCGCCCGACGGCGGCAAGCTCGTCATCGGGAAGAACACCAAGGTGGCGTACTACGACCAGAGCCGGGCGCAGCTCGACGTGGAGGCCACCGTGTACGAGTCGGCCTCGCAGGGCGAGGACTGGGTGGAGCTGGGGGATCAGAAGATCGCCCTGCGCGACTACCTGGACGACCTGCTCTTCCCCGTGCCCATGCAGCGCATGAAGGTGAAGGCGCTGTCGGGCGGCGAGCGCAACCGGCTGCTCTTGGCGCGCCTGTTCCTGGAAGGCGCCAACGTGCTGGTGCTGGACGAGCCCACCAACGATTTGGACATCGTCACCCTCAACATCCTGGAGCGGCTGCTCCTGGACTTCGGGGGCAGCACGCTGCTCGTCACGCACGACCGGTACTTCCTGGACAAGGTGGCCACCAGCATCCTCACCTTCGAGGGCGAAGGCCGCGTCACCCGGTACGAAGGCAACTACGCCATGTACCGGCGGTTGAAGGAGCAGTCGGACGAGAAGGCCGCCAGCGCCGCCGCGCCGAAGCCCGCACCCAAGCCGGAGGAAGCCCCCGCGGCGGCCCCCGCCAAGGCCGCGCGCAAGCCCGGGAAGCTCTCCTACAAGGACCAGCGCGAGCTGGACGGCATGGAGGCCACCATCGAGGTGGCCGAGTCCCGCAAGGCGGGCCTGGAGGCGCAGCTCGCGGACCCCGCTGTGTACAGCAACGGCCCCAAGGTGGCGGAGGTGCAGAAGGAGTTGGACGCCACCGCCGCCGAGGTGGACCGGCTGTACGCGCGGTGGCAAGAGTTGCAGGACCTGTCCTCCGGGGCATGA
- a CDS encoding OPT family oligopeptide transporter, producing the protein MSQSPSQTPSPSNLRIQPTDSPGDAGASAAMDPERYWLEHVYQGGVRQLTVRAVIAGMLIGAVMCLSNLYVILKTGWSLGVTITACILAFAVFGTLRSLRVLKAEFTDLENNAMGSVASAAGYMTGGGNMAAVPALLMLTGALPSAGWLMVWFAVISAMGVFAAIPIKRQLINVEALPFPTGTATAETIRALHGHGETARRKSRLLAIAGGIGALLVTLRDARFTWLANIPEKVSLPFTLLGKKASAWSLSFDFSLLLVGAGALVSFRTGWSMLLGAVLTYGFLAPAMVTQGAIAEVTYRSINSWMVWTGSAVLVSSGLLSFAFQWRSVARSFKSLAGLFRGKNAKDEEVDPLAGIECPPAWFPLGFAILGPIAVFLMAYLFQIPWWAGVMALPLAVVMGVIASRVTGETDTTPTKALGPVTQLIFGGLAPGNIPANVMSANATGGVGLHSADLLTDLKSGWLLGANPRQQFIAQLFGVVAGAVVVVPVFNILVPDASMLGSEEFPAPASMVWAGVSKLLATGVAALPDSARVGALCGAMLGIFLVLLERWAPAKAKAYVPSPAGFGLAIVIPGSSSIAFFFGSAIAALLRRAKPKLAEETVLPISSGFIAGESLLGIGIAMAKAFGVMPK; encoded by the coding sequence ATGAGCCAGTCCCCCTCACAGACGCCCAGCCCCAGCAACCTCCGCATCCAGCCGACCGACTCACCCGGTGACGCGGGTGCCTCCGCGGCGATGGACCCGGAGCGTTACTGGCTGGAGCATGTCTACCAGGGCGGGGTGCGTCAGCTCACCGTCCGCGCCGTCATCGCCGGCATGCTCATTGGCGCGGTGATGTGCCTCTCCAACCTCTACGTCATCCTCAAGACGGGCTGGAGCCTGGGCGTCACCATCACCGCCTGCATCCTGGCCTTCGCGGTGTTCGGCACGCTGCGCTCGCTGCGCGTGCTGAAGGCGGAGTTCACCGACCTGGAGAACAACGCCATGGGCTCGGTGGCCTCCGCCGCCGGCTACATGACGGGCGGCGGCAACATGGCCGCGGTGCCCGCGCTGCTGATGCTGACGGGCGCGCTGCCGTCCGCGGGCTGGCTGATGGTCTGGTTCGCCGTCATCTCCGCGATGGGCGTTTTCGCCGCCATCCCCATCAAGCGCCAGCTCATCAACGTGGAGGCGCTGCCGTTCCCCACGGGCACGGCCACCGCGGAGACCATCCGCGCGCTCCACGGCCATGGCGAGACGGCCCGCCGCAAGTCGCGCCTGCTGGCCATCGCGGGGGGCATTGGCGCGCTGCTGGTGACGCTGCGCGACGCGCGCTTCACGTGGCTGGCCAACATCCCGGAGAAGGTGAGCCTCCCGTTCACCCTGCTGGGGAAGAAGGCGTCGGCGTGGTCGCTGTCCTTCGACTTCAGCCTGCTGCTGGTGGGCGCGGGCGCGCTGGTGAGCTTCCGCACCGGCTGGTCCATGCTGCTGGGCGCGGTGCTCACCTACGGCTTCCTCGCGCCGGCCATGGTGACCCAGGGCGCCATCGCGGAGGTGACGTACCGCTCCATCAATAGCTGGATGGTGTGGACGGGCTCGGCGGTGCTGGTGTCCTCCGGCCTGTTGTCCTTCGCCTTCCAGTGGCGGAGCGTGGCGCGCTCGTTCAAGTCCCTGGCCGGACTCTTCCGGGGGAAGAACGCGAAGGATGAGGAGGTGGATCCGCTGGCCGGCATCGAGTGTCCGCCCGCGTGGTTCCCGCTGGGCTTCGCGATTCTGGGCCCCATCGCCGTCTTCCTGATGGCCTACCTCTTCCAGATTCCGTGGTGGGCCGGCGTCATGGCCTTGCCGCTGGCCGTCGTCATGGGCGTCATCGCCAGCCGGGTGACGGGCGAGACGGACACCACGCCCACCAAGGCGCTGGGCCCCGTCACGCAGCTCATCTTCGGCGGCCTGGCGCCGGGCAACATCCCCGCCAACGTCATGAGCGCCAACGCCACGGGCGGCGTGGGGCTCCACTCCGCGGACCTGCTCACGGACCTGAAGTCGGGGTGGCTGCTGGGCGCCAACCCGCGCCAGCAGTTCATCGCGCAGCTCTTCGGCGTGGTGGCCGGCGCGGTGGTGGTGGTGCCCGTGTTCAACATCCTGGTGCCGGACGCCAGCATGCTGGGCTCCGAGGAGTTCCCCGCGCCCGCGTCCATGGTGTGGGCCGGCGTGTCGAAGCTGCTCGCCACGGGCGTGGCCGCGCTGCCGGACTCGGCCCGCGTGGGCGCGCTGTGCGGCGCCATGCTGGGCATCTTCCTGGTGCTGCTGGAGCGCTGGGCGCCCGCGAAGGCGAAGGCCTACGTGCCGTCGCCCGCGGGCTTCGGGCTGGCCATCGTGATTCCGGGCTCCAGCTCCATCGCCTTCTTCTTCGGCTCGGCCATCGCCGCGCTGCTGCGCCGCGCGAAGCCCAAGCTGGCGGAGGAGACGGTGCTGCCCATCTCCTCCGGTTTCATCGCGGGAGAGAGCCTGCTGGGCATCGGCATCGCCATGGCGAAGGCCTTCGGCGTGATGCCCAAGTAG
- a CDS encoding FKBP-type peptidyl-prolyl cis-trans isomerase, translating into MRVAKDSVVSLEYKLHLGDGQVIDQSAPEQSLSYLHGHRQIVPGLEGALEGMGQGDSKQVVVAPGQGYGEHDPAGVRTVPRNMLPPGMNPQAGQTLMAQTDQGDIPLRIQEVRDDGIVVDLNHPLAGKTLHFDVTVKDVRAATQEELTHGHVHGPGGHEHG; encoded by the coding sequence ATGAGGGTCGCCAAGGATTCCGTCGTCTCGCTCGAATACAAGCTGCACCTGGGAGACGGTCAGGTCATCGACCAGAGCGCTCCCGAGCAGTCGCTCTCGTACCTGCATGGGCACCGGCAGATTGTTCCGGGGCTCGAGGGAGCCCTGGAGGGCATGGGGCAGGGGGACAGCAAGCAGGTGGTGGTGGCGCCGGGGCAGGGCTATGGCGAGCACGACCCGGCGGGCGTCCGGACGGTGCCTCGGAACATGCTGCCGCCGGGGATGAACCCTCAGGCGGGCCAGACGCTGATGGCCCAGACCGACCAGGGTGACATCCCCCTGCGCATCCAGGAGGTGCGTGACGACGGCATCGTGGTGGACCTCAACCACCCGCTGGCTGGCAAGACGCTGCACTTCGACGTCACGGTGAAGGACGTCCGGGCGGCCACGCAGGAAGAGTTGACGCACGGCCATGTCCACGGGCCAGGCGGGCATGAGCACGGCTGA